In Brachypodium distachyon strain Bd21 chromosome 2, Brachypodium_distachyon_v3.0, whole genome shotgun sequence, one genomic interval encodes:
- the LOC100832128 gene encoding uncharacterized protein LOC100832128 isoform X2, with protein MSSRPAASDPGGDSGRGGLKQDLRPEAVDAARASSGPAGDSDVAMAEASEEVVAGVKVEGAAVARRVGALTAGVVLDAAAATDPLYATESAGMVISEGCGDESIGEAQGRDGETEARASTGEPERKPVASGDVAVTGEVVVPPGSAATEHAGAASSELEENHVNASHTVGNTGNDNGEAHFDEETQNGPANSAQCARYCLPLPVKDGFQVSDLVWGKVKSHPWWPGEIFDHSDASELALKHQKKGNRLVAYFGDSSFAWCDESQLKPFVTNYSQMEKQSSSDAFVSSVNYALEELSRRILSGMSCACLPEELSDNGMSYMVENAGLKDGVTCSAVNRSEILACFSPASLLHYVRSLALFPGQGGDLLELVIACSQLTSFYRSKGCPELASFQTGSAWAENDMDTSPTKNVIVEEVVASEVLPSNDKPKRGRGRPRKQKPEDNRELTGKKPASSLSNNTAYGAPMERRVVRDDFDDLSNKKKRSLDLFDDAETKSSTPAFGGSFKIGECIRRAASQLTGSSSIVKSQNELTVYKNPAEADNAEFDVSSDDDDNEITVEKRAKRRRMHKHHTADPMELFSQLCSVATEPMDRYNFSAMIISYFSDYRNYVVSTTTEANIIEKSTAKRGRKRRVLPSPELETTDHMQDSYWSGLSLHNHPIHSLKGTGTNTRPRRRRRSSQETDGPTVEHLEALTPKKQIQVIERSIIHVDEKMVDEWKPTALVLSFGKSIDLPSETDLIKKFGRYGPLKESETEVHKSTNTVKIVFKKRADAERAFTVAGKYGTFGPSLRSYRLVNMPFSLGSSEANNSEACVRDEVPLKDQSEIVLSGAATGAVQVVGATEQAKKELPNEGTKYVTEANTENKVPEETVVPMESQAQSCTEKTVGQDATEQTMEFQAPNEASAEIPSDVKLEVNAFTEKLVGQVATEQAKLPVKESAAVLSDPACADTPEVQGSEVRPEAVHFQAACKTLVEQVSTKADTAEVLTKASVQESGPNKEIVESNTAVEVAHKQVCCVEKTVQAGDGTDAAIEPIDVGKQTAEDIAMAEVMVKGAVESKGEAPAEETVDDKTATETQAGETTKAETTTAEKTADDATVAVPDERNTEAKNIIDNATVEAADETAKFAKKTEEDGIVEALDEKATAVERTVDPVEALDEKATAIERTVEDDTVAPLDKKVTTTEKSIKDEAPSEKATTDATVDAPGQTATTTVNKIVEDATAEAPKATTAGKTVVDATVEGPDDKAIAADEEAMAEAADGQD; from the exons ATGAGCTCGAGACCTGCGGCCTCGGATCCGGGGGGAGACAGCGGGCGAGGCGGGCTGAAGCAGGACTTGCGGCCTGAGGCTGTGGATGCTGCCAGGGCGAGCTCGGGACCCGCGGGGGATTCTGATGTGGCGATGGCGGAAGCCTCGGAGGAGGTTGTCGCTGGGGTGAAGGTGGAGGGTGCTGCGGTGGCGAGGCGTGTTGGCGCGCTGACCGCGGGCGTTGTTCTAGATGCGGCAGCAGCGACTGATCCACTCTATGCGACAGAGTCGGCTGGCATGGTTATTTCGGAAGGATGTGGAGATGAATCCATTGGCGAGGCGCAAGGGCGTGATGGAGAAACAGAAGCTAGAGCTTCGACGGGCGAGCCTGAGCGGAAGCCGGTTGCATCTGGAGATGTTGCTGTTACTGGTGAAGTGGTGGTACCGCCTGGTTCTGCCGCTACTGAACATGCTGGAGCCG CATCCAGCGAACTTGAAGAAAACCATGTCAATGCAAGCCATACAGTCGGTAATACTGGAAATGATAATGGTGAAGCACATTTTGATGAAGAAACACAGAATGGTCCAGCAAATTCTGCTCAGTGTGCTAGATActgccttcctcttcctgttAAAGATGGTTTTCAAGTTTCTGATCTTGTCTGGGGTAAAGTGAAAAGTCATCCTTGGTGGCCTGGTGAGATTTTTGATCATTCAGATGCATCTGAATTGGCACTGAAGCACCAGAAAAAGGGTAATCGTCTGGTTGCGTATTTTGGTGACAGCAGTTTTGCATGGTGTGATGAATCCCAGTTGAAGCCTTTTGTAACAAACTATTCACAAATGGAAAAACAGAGTAGTTCTGATGCCTTTGTCAGTTCAGTTAATTATGCGCTAGAAGAACTCTCAAGACGGATTTTGTCAGGGATGAGCTGTGCTTGTTTGCCAGAAGAGCTATCTGACAATGGAATGTCATATATGGTTGAGAATGCTGGGCTCAAGGATGGAGTTACTTGCTCAGCAGTTAACCGGTCTGAGATCTTAGCATGTTTTAGTCCAGCAAGCCTTCTTCATTATGTTAGGTCGTTAGCTCTGTTCCCTGGCCAAGGGGGTGATCTGCTAGAGCTAGTGATAGCTTGTTCTCAACTTACATCTTTCTATCGATCTAAGGGATGCCCTGAACTGGCATCATTCCAAACTGGCAGTGCATGGGCCGAGAATGACATGGACACTTCTCCCACAAAGAATGTAATCGTTGAGGAAGTTGTCGCTAGTGAAGTGCTTCCTAGCAATGACAAGCCCAAAAGAGGCAGGGGGAGACCTCGTAAGCAGAAGCCTGAGGATAACCGAGAGTTGACGGGAAAAAAGCCTGCCTCCAGTCTGTCCAATAATACCGCTTATGGTGCTCCCATGGAAAGACGGGTGGTTAGGGATGATTTTGATGACTTAtcaaataagaagaaaagaagtcTTGACTTGTTTGATGATGCAGAGACCAAGTCATCAACTCCAGCTTTTGGTGGTTCTTTCAAGATTGGGGAGTGCATTCGGCGAGCTGCAAGCCAGCTGACAGGATCTTCATCAATTGTGAAGTCTCAGAATGAACTAACAGTTTATAAGAACCCCGCAGAAGCAGATAATGCAGAATTTGATGTCTCCAGTGATGACGACGATAATGAAATTACCGTGGAGAAGCGCGCAAAGAGGAGACGCATGCACAAGCATCACACTGCGGATCCAATGGAGTTATTCTCGCAGCTCTGTTCCGTTGCCACAGAGCCAATGGACAGATATAATTTTTCAGCAATGATCATCAGTTACTTCAGTGATTACAGGAACTATGTTGTTTCCACTACTACGGAAGCAAACATTATCGAAAAAAGTACAGCAAAGAGGGGGAGAAAGAGGAGGGTTTTACCTTCTCCTGAGCTAGAGACTACTGATCATATGCAGGACTCCTACTGGTCTGGTTTGAGTTTGCATAACCATCCGATTCATAGCCTTAAAGGAACTGGTACCAACACGAGGCCAAGGCGTAGGCGCAGATCATCACAAGAAACAGATGGGCCCACTGTAGAGCATCTGGAAGCATTGACTCCTAAGAAACAGATACAAGTGATAGAAAGATCAATTATCCATGTCGATGAAAAGATGGTTGACGAGTGGAAGCCCACTGCACTTGTTTTAAGCTTTGGCAAGTCGATTGATCTTCCATCAGAAACTGATCTGATCAAGAAATTCGGTCGCTATGGTCCGCTCAAAGAATCTGAAACTGAAGTGCACAAAAGCACAAATACTGTTAAAATTGTCTTCAAGAAGCGTGCTGATGCTGAAAGGGCGTTTACTGTTGCTGGGAAGTATGGTACTTTTGGTCCTTCGCTTCGTAGCTATCGTCTTGTGAATATGCCGTTTTCTCTAGGCTCATCAGAAGCCAATAATAGTGAGGCTTGCGTTCGGGATGAAGTGCCACTTAAAGATCAATCAGAGATTGTACTGTCTGGAGCTGCAACTGGAGCTGTTCAGGTAGTTGGTGCGACTGAGCAGGCCAAGAAAGAACTTCCAAATGAGGGTACAAAGTATGTAACTGAGGCTAATACTGAGAATAAAGTTCCAGAAGAGACCGTTGTACCTATGGAGTCGCAAGCTCAAAGTTGTACTGAAAAAACAGTGGGACAAGATGCAACTGAGCAGACCATGGAATTTCAAGCTCCAAACGAAGCATCAGCTGAAATTCCTTCTGATGTGAAGTTGGAAGTTAATGCTTTTACTGAAAAATTAGTAGGTCAAGTTGCAACTGAGCAAGCCAAACTTCCGGTTAAGGAATCAGCTGCAGTTCTGTCTGATCCTGCATGTGCTGACACTCCAGAAGTTCAAGGATCTGAGGTGCGACCAGAAGCTGTGCATTTTCAAGCTGCATGCAAAACATTGGTAGAACAAGTGAGCACAAAAGCTGACACGGCTGAAGTACTAACCAAAGCATCAGTGCAAGAATCTGGGCCAAATAAGGAAATTGTGGAATCCAACACTGCCGTTGAAGTGGCACACAAACAAGTCTGCTGTGTTGAGAAAACTGTTCAAGCAGGGGATGGAACTGACGCAGCAATTGAACCGATTGATGTGGGGAAACAAACTGCTGAAGATATAGCTATGGCTGAAGTAATGGTTAAGGGAGCTGTGGAGTCAAAAGGTGAAGCACCAGCTGAGGAAACTGTGGACGACAAAACTGCTACTGAAACTCAAGCTGGCGAGACCACCAAAGCTGAAACTACAACAGCTGAAAAAACTGCAGATGATGCCACTGTTGCAGTACCAGATGAGAGAAATACAGAAGCCAAGAACATAATAGATAATGCCACGGTTGAAGCAGCGGATGAGACTGCTAAATTTGCCAAGAAGACTGAAGAGGATGGCATAGTTGAAGCACTGGATGAGAAAGCTACAGCAGTCGAAAGAACTGTAGACCCGGTTGAAGCACTGGATGAGAAAGCTACAGCAATCGAG AGAACCGTAGAGGATGACACGGTTGCACCACTAGATAAGAAAGTTACAACAACCGAGAAATCCATAAAGGATGAGGCCCCAAGTGAGAAAGCTACGACGGATGCCACAGTTGATGCACCAGGTCAGACAGCTACAACAACAGTCAATAAAATAGTAGAGGATGCCACGGCTGAAGCGCCGAAAGCTACTACAGCCGGGAAAACTGTAGTGGATGCCACAGTTGAAGGGCCAGATGACAAAGCTATAGCAGCTGATGAGGAGGCCATGGCTGAGGCAGCTGATGGACAAGACTGA
- the LOC100832128 gene encoding uncharacterized protein LOC100832128 isoform X1 yields MSSRPAASDPGGDSGRGGLKQDLRPEAVDAARASSGPAGDSDVAMAEASEEVVAGVKVEGAAVARRVGALTAGVVLDAAAATDPLYATESAGMVISEGCGDESIGEAQGRDGETEARASTGEPERKPVASGDVAVTGEVVVPPGSAATEHAGAASSELEENHVNASHTVGNTGNDNGEAHFDEETQNGPANSAQCARYCLPLPVKDGFQVSDLVWGKVKSHPWWPGEIFDHSDASELALKHQKKGNRLVAYFGDSSFAWCDESQLKPFVTNYSQMEKQSSSDAFVSSVNYALEELSRRILSGMSCACLPEELSDNGMSYMVENAGLKDGVTCSAVNRSEILACFSPASLLHYVRSLALFPGQGGDLLELVIACSQLTSFYRSKGCPELASFQTGSAWAENDMDTSPTKNVIVEEVVASEVLPSNDKPKRGRGRPRKQKPEDNRELTGKKPASSLSNNTAYGAPMERRVVRDDFDDLSNKKKRSLDLFDDAETKSSTPAFGGSFKIGECIRRAASQLTGSSSIVKSQNELTVYKNPAEADNAEFDVSSDDDDNEITVEKRAKRRRMHKHHTADPMELFSQLCSVATEPMDRYNFSAMIISYFSDYRNYVVSTTTEANIIEKSTAKRGRKRRVLPSPELETTDHMQDSYWSGLSLHNHPIHSLKGTGTNTRPRRRRRSSQETDGPTVEHLEALTPKKQIQVIERSIIHVDEKMVDEWKPTALVLSFGKSIDLPSETDLIKKFGRYGPLKESETEVHKSTNTVKIVFKKRADAERAFTVAGKYGTFGPSLRSYRLVNMPFSLGSSEANNSEACVRDEVPLKDQSEIVLSGAATGAVQVVGATEQAKKELPNEGTKYVTEANTENKVPEETVVPMESQAQSCTEKTVGQDATEQTMEFQAPNEASAEIPSDVKLEVNAFTEKLVGQVATEQAKLPVKESAAVLSDPACADTPEVQGSEVRPEAVHFQAACKTLVEQVSTKADTAEVLTKASVQESGPNKEIVESNTAVEVAHKQVCCVEKTVQAGDGTDAAIEPIDVGKQTAEDIAMAEVMVKGAVESKGEAPAEETVDDKTATETQAGETTKAETTTAEKTADDATVAVPDERNTEAKNIIDNATVEAADETAKFAKKTEEDGIVEALDEKATAVERTVDPVEALDEKATAIEDDTVAAVDEKVTTSEKPLKDAMVEAPCEKATADENPAEDATVDAPDQTATTANNIVEDAMVDARDDKATATERTVEDDTVAPLDKKVTTTEKSIKDEAPSEKATTDATVDAPGQTATTTVNKIVEDATAEAPKATTAGKTVVDATVEGPDDKAIAADEEAMAEAADGQD; encoded by the exons ATGAGCTCGAGACCTGCGGCCTCGGATCCGGGGGGAGACAGCGGGCGAGGCGGGCTGAAGCAGGACTTGCGGCCTGAGGCTGTGGATGCTGCCAGGGCGAGCTCGGGACCCGCGGGGGATTCTGATGTGGCGATGGCGGAAGCCTCGGAGGAGGTTGTCGCTGGGGTGAAGGTGGAGGGTGCTGCGGTGGCGAGGCGTGTTGGCGCGCTGACCGCGGGCGTTGTTCTAGATGCGGCAGCAGCGACTGATCCACTCTATGCGACAGAGTCGGCTGGCATGGTTATTTCGGAAGGATGTGGAGATGAATCCATTGGCGAGGCGCAAGGGCGTGATGGAGAAACAGAAGCTAGAGCTTCGACGGGCGAGCCTGAGCGGAAGCCGGTTGCATCTGGAGATGTTGCTGTTACTGGTGAAGTGGTGGTACCGCCTGGTTCTGCCGCTACTGAACATGCTGGAGCCG CATCCAGCGAACTTGAAGAAAACCATGTCAATGCAAGCCATACAGTCGGTAATACTGGAAATGATAATGGTGAAGCACATTTTGATGAAGAAACACAGAATGGTCCAGCAAATTCTGCTCAGTGTGCTAGATActgccttcctcttcctgttAAAGATGGTTTTCAAGTTTCTGATCTTGTCTGGGGTAAAGTGAAAAGTCATCCTTGGTGGCCTGGTGAGATTTTTGATCATTCAGATGCATCTGAATTGGCACTGAAGCACCAGAAAAAGGGTAATCGTCTGGTTGCGTATTTTGGTGACAGCAGTTTTGCATGGTGTGATGAATCCCAGTTGAAGCCTTTTGTAACAAACTATTCACAAATGGAAAAACAGAGTAGTTCTGATGCCTTTGTCAGTTCAGTTAATTATGCGCTAGAAGAACTCTCAAGACGGATTTTGTCAGGGATGAGCTGTGCTTGTTTGCCAGAAGAGCTATCTGACAATGGAATGTCATATATGGTTGAGAATGCTGGGCTCAAGGATGGAGTTACTTGCTCAGCAGTTAACCGGTCTGAGATCTTAGCATGTTTTAGTCCAGCAAGCCTTCTTCATTATGTTAGGTCGTTAGCTCTGTTCCCTGGCCAAGGGGGTGATCTGCTAGAGCTAGTGATAGCTTGTTCTCAACTTACATCTTTCTATCGATCTAAGGGATGCCCTGAACTGGCATCATTCCAAACTGGCAGTGCATGGGCCGAGAATGACATGGACACTTCTCCCACAAAGAATGTAATCGTTGAGGAAGTTGTCGCTAGTGAAGTGCTTCCTAGCAATGACAAGCCCAAAAGAGGCAGGGGGAGACCTCGTAAGCAGAAGCCTGAGGATAACCGAGAGTTGACGGGAAAAAAGCCTGCCTCCAGTCTGTCCAATAATACCGCTTATGGTGCTCCCATGGAAAGACGGGTGGTTAGGGATGATTTTGATGACTTAtcaaataagaagaaaagaagtcTTGACTTGTTTGATGATGCAGAGACCAAGTCATCAACTCCAGCTTTTGGTGGTTCTTTCAAGATTGGGGAGTGCATTCGGCGAGCTGCAAGCCAGCTGACAGGATCTTCATCAATTGTGAAGTCTCAGAATGAACTAACAGTTTATAAGAACCCCGCAGAAGCAGATAATGCAGAATTTGATGTCTCCAGTGATGACGACGATAATGAAATTACCGTGGAGAAGCGCGCAAAGAGGAGACGCATGCACAAGCATCACACTGCGGATCCAATGGAGTTATTCTCGCAGCTCTGTTCCGTTGCCACAGAGCCAATGGACAGATATAATTTTTCAGCAATGATCATCAGTTACTTCAGTGATTACAGGAACTATGTTGTTTCCACTACTACGGAAGCAAACATTATCGAAAAAAGTACAGCAAAGAGGGGGAGAAAGAGGAGGGTTTTACCTTCTCCTGAGCTAGAGACTACTGATCATATGCAGGACTCCTACTGGTCTGGTTTGAGTTTGCATAACCATCCGATTCATAGCCTTAAAGGAACTGGTACCAACACGAGGCCAAGGCGTAGGCGCAGATCATCACAAGAAACAGATGGGCCCACTGTAGAGCATCTGGAAGCATTGACTCCTAAGAAACAGATACAAGTGATAGAAAGATCAATTATCCATGTCGATGAAAAGATGGTTGACGAGTGGAAGCCCACTGCACTTGTTTTAAGCTTTGGCAAGTCGATTGATCTTCCATCAGAAACTGATCTGATCAAGAAATTCGGTCGCTATGGTCCGCTCAAAGAATCTGAAACTGAAGTGCACAAAAGCACAAATACTGTTAAAATTGTCTTCAAGAAGCGTGCTGATGCTGAAAGGGCGTTTACTGTTGCTGGGAAGTATGGTACTTTTGGTCCTTCGCTTCGTAGCTATCGTCTTGTGAATATGCCGTTTTCTCTAGGCTCATCAGAAGCCAATAATAGTGAGGCTTGCGTTCGGGATGAAGTGCCACTTAAAGATCAATCAGAGATTGTACTGTCTGGAGCTGCAACTGGAGCTGTTCAGGTAGTTGGTGCGACTGAGCAGGCCAAGAAAGAACTTCCAAATGAGGGTACAAAGTATGTAACTGAGGCTAATACTGAGAATAAAGTTCCAGAAGAGACCGTTGTACCTATGGAGTCGCAAGCTCAAAGTTGTACTGAAAAAACAGTGGGACAAGATGCAACTGAGCAGACCATGGAATTTCAAGCTCCAAACGAAGCATCAGCTGAAATTCCTTCTGATGTGAAGTTGGAAGTTAATGCTTTTACTGAAAAATTAGTAGGTCAAGTTGCAACTGAGCAAGCCAAACTTCCGGTTAAGGAATCAGCTGCAGTTCTGTCTGATCCTGCATGTGCTGACACTCCAGAAGTTCAAGGATCTGAGGTGCGACCAGAAGCTGTGCATTTTCAAGCTGCATGCAAAACATTGGTAGAACAAGTGAGCACAAAAGCTGACACGGCTGAAGTACTAACCAAAGCATCAGTGCAAGAATCTGGGCCAAATAAGGAAATTGTGGAATCCAACACTGCCGTTGAAGTGGCACACAAACAAGTCTGCTGTGTTGAGAAAACTGTTCAAGCAGGGGATGGAACTGACGCAGCAATTGAACCGATTGATGTGGGGAAACAAACTGCTGAAGATATAGCTATGGCTGAAGTAATGGTTAAGGGAGCTGTGGAGTCAAAAGGTGAAGCACCAGCTGAGGAAACTGTGGACGACAAAACTGCTACTGAAACTCAAGCTGGCGAGACCACCAAAGCTGAAACTACAACAGCTGAAAAAACTGCAGATGATGCCACTGTTGCAGTACCAGATGAGAGAAATACAGAAGCCAAGAACATAATAGATAATGCCACGGTTGAAGCAGCGGATGAGACTGCTAAATTTGCCAAGAAGACTGAAGAGGATGGCATAGTTGAAGCACTGGATGAGAAAGCTACAGCAGTCGAAAGAACTGTAGACCCGGTTGAAGCACTGGATGAGAAAGCTACAGCAATCGAGGATGACACGGTTGCAGCAGTAGATGAGAAAGTTACAACATCCGAGAAACCTTTAAAGGATGCCATGGTTGAAGCACCATGTGAGAAAGCTACAGCAGATGAAAACCCCGCAGAGGATGCCACAGTTGATGCACCAGATCAGACAGCTACAACAGCCAATAATATCGTAGAGGATGCGATGGTTGATGCACGAGACGACAAAGCTACAGCAACCGAGAGAACCGTAGAGGATGACACGGTTGCACCACTAGATAAGAAAGTTACAACAACCGAGAAATCCATAAAGGATGAGGCCCCAAGTGAGAAAGCTACGACGGATGCCACAGTTGATGCACCAGGTCAGACAGCTACAACAACAGTCAATAAAATAGTAGAGGATGCCACGGCTGAAGCGCCGAAAGCTACTACAGCCGGGAAAACTGTAGTGGATGCCACAGTTGAAGGGCCAGATGACAAAGCTATAGCAGCTGATGAGGAGGCCATGGCTGAGGCAGCTGATGGACAAGACTGA